The sequence CCGGATCCTGCTCTTCGGCTTCGCCCACCCGCTGTTCACCTCGATGACCGGGGTCGGGCTGGGCATCGCCGCCCGGACGGCGGACCGCCGGGTACGGGTGCTCGCGCCGGCCGCCGGCCTGCTGCTGGCGATGATGCTGCACGGCACCTGGAACCTGATCCCGACGCTGGTGCAGGCCACCGGCGAGCTGGTGATCTTCATGTACGGCATGGTCGCGCTGATGGTGCCGATCTTCTTCGGCATGGTCGCCTTCGCGGTCTGGCTGCGGGCCTGGGAGGGGCGGCTCACCGAGCGGACGCTGCCGGACTACGTCCGGGCCGGCTGGCTCAGCCCGCCCGAGGTGGCGGCCCTGGGCAGCCTCGGCCGGCGGCATGCCGCCCGGGTCTGGGCGCGCCGGGTCGGCGGCGACGCCGGACTGCGGGCGATGCGTGGCTACCAGTTCGCGGCCACCCGGCTGGCGCTGCTGCGCGACGGGATGCGCCGGGGGCTGGACCGCAAGGCGGCCGACCGGGAGCGCACCGTCCGGGAGGAGCGGGAACTGCTGGAGGCGATCGCCGCGTACCGGGGGTTCTTCGTCGGGCGTGATCCGCAGGCGCCGGTCGGGGTCTGGGACGGGCAGCGCTACCACCTGCGCTTCCCCGACGGCTCCCGGCGGGCGGTGGACGCCCCGGACTCCCCGGTGGTGCCGATCCCGGTGGTGCTGGCCCCGCCGCCGCTCCCGGCCGGCCACCCCCCACCCGGCTGGTACGGCCCGCCGTCGGCCGTGCCCTGGGGGCCGGGCCGGGCGTGACCCGGCGGCGGCCGGCCTCCGACGGAGCGGTCAGGTCATCAGGCTGGTGAGGAAGTCGCCGAGCCCCTGGGCGAGAGCCATCAGCGCCGCCCCGATCCCCTTGAACATCTGCGCGGCGCCGTCCGGCCGGAACGCCATGAAATAGATCAGGAAGGCGACGAAGCCCCAGAGCAGCAGCTTCTTCACGAATACCGGCATCGTCCCTCCCCAGGGCGCTGGACGTGCCTGGCTTCCCGCCGGGAAGCCCCACAAACGGCGGCACTCCCCGCGCGCGGGCGCGGCCGGTGCGCGGCGGCGCGCGGTCGGGACGCGGACCGCTACAGGTAGAGGCCGGTTTTGCCGGTGGGATCGGTCTCCACCCGCTCGGCGGCGACGGCGTGCACGTCGCGCTCGCGGAGCAGGACGTACCCCCGGCCGTGCAGCTCGACCTCCGAGCGGTCGTCGGGGTCGAAGAGCACCCGGTCGCCGGAGACGATCGCGCGGACGTTGGGCCCGACCCCCACCGTGGTCGCCCAGGCCAGCCGCTTGCCCACGGCGGCGGTGGCCGGGATCACGATGCCGGCGGTGGAGCGGCGCTCACCCTCGCTGCCCTCCACCCGCACCAGCACGCGGTCGTGCAGCAGCCGGATCGGCAGGCCGGAGTCGAGGTTCTGATCGGCGGTCACGCGAAGACGCTACCGCGTGCCCGGGGGCGGTCGTCGCCGTGGTTGAGCGGTGCTGGGCGGGGGCAATGTGTGGCGGAACTGCCCTACGGTGTCGCTGTCGGACGTACCCTGTCCGGACCGTCGTCCTGGGCGGCCCGGTTTCATCCTGAGGAGGTGCGCTTGAGCCGCTTCGAGCGGGTACGCGGTCGGCTCCGCCGCGCGTACGAGTCCGGGCGGGAGTCGGTGCGCTCCAGTCGTTCCGCCGACGACGTACCCGAGGAGGCCCAGGTCGCCTCGCCGGCGTCCCCGGGGCCGGCCGCGCCGAGGTCGGCGACGGTGGTCGGCGCGGAGCCGCCCGCCGCCCTGCACACCTCGACCAGCAGCCGCGACGACGCGGACGTGCCGCACGCGCTGCGGATCGCCGCCGCCTGGTCGTGGCGGCTGATCGTGATCGGTGTGGTCACCTGGGCGGTGCTGAAGATCGTCGGCACGATCAGCATCGTGATCATCCCGCTGGCGGTGGCGCTGCTGCTCTCGGCGCTGCTCGCGCCGGCCGTCGGCTGGCTGCTCATGGCGCGCTTCCCCCGGTCGCTGGCGACGGCCGTGGTGCTGGTCGGCGGCCTGGCGGCGGTGGTCGGCACGCTGACCCTGGTGGTGAACGAGTTCATCCAGGGCGTGCCGCAGCTGAGCGACAAGTCGTCGCAGGGCGTACGGCAGATCCAGAACTGGCTCAAGACCGGCCCGCTGCACCTCTCCGACGGCCAGTTGGAGCGGTACATCGACGAGGCGCAGGCCTGGGTGAACGGCAACACCGAGAAGTTCACCAGCGGCGCGATCTCCACCGCGAGCACGCTGGCCGAGGTGCTCACCGGCACCATCCTGGTGCTCTTCGCCACCTTCTTCTTCCTGCGTGACGGCAACAACATCTGGCGCTTCCTGGTCCGGCTGCTGCCGGTGGCCGCCCGCTGGAAGGTCGACGACGCCGGCCGGGCCTCCTGGGCCACGCTCGGCGCGTACGTGCGGGCCACGGTGCTGGTCGCCTTCATCGACGCGGTCGGCATCGGGATCTTCCTGGTCATCTTCGACGTGCCGTTCGCGTTCCCGCTGGCCGCGCTGGTCTTCCTCGGCGCGTTCATCCCGATCGTCGGCGCCGCGCTCTCCGGCATCGTGGCGGTGCTGGTGGCGCTGGTCGACAGCGGCCCGGTGACCGCGTTGATCATTCTGGGTGCGGTGATCGGGGTGCAGCAGGTCGAGGGGCACATCCTCCAGCCGCTGATCATGGGACGGGCGGTGGCCATCCACCCGCTCGCGGTGATCATCGGGATCGCGGCCGGCGTGGTGCTGGCCGGCATCACCGGCGCGCTGGTGGCGGTGCCGCTGATCGCGGTGCTCAACACCGCCGTCCGCCGGCTGGCCGCGCGTACCGTCCCGGACACCCCGCCGGACGCGGTGGTGGTCGCCTCCCACGCGCCCTGACCGCGCAGACCCGCAAACGGGCCCGTCCCCTTCCGGGGGGCGGGCCCGTCGCGTCGCGGGCCCTGCCTCCTCGCCGCCCGCGCCGCCGTTCGCGGCGTGTCGCGGCTTCCCGATCGGGCGACGCGGCCGGTTGCGGCGCGCACAACCGGGCGCGCCGGACGGCGCGGGCAGTGGGCGGTCAGGCCTTGGCGAGGCGTTCGAGGGCGCCGCGGGCCACGTCGGGGCGGGTGGTGTACCAGAACGGGGGGAGCGAGCGGCGCAGGAACGGCCCGTAGCCGCGCGCCGTCTCCAGCCGCGAGTCGAGCACCGCGACCACACCCCGGTCGCCGGTGGCCCGGATCAGCCGGCCCACCCCCTGGGCCAGCCGGACGGCCGCGATCGGCACGCTGACCGCCGCGAAACCGGAGCCGCCACCGGCGTCCACCGCCGCCGCCCGGGCGGCGGCCAGCGGCTCGTCCGGGCGCGGGAAGGGCAGCCGGTCGATCACCACGAGCTGGCAGGCGTCGCCGGGGACGTCCACCCCCTGCCAGAGCGACATCACCCCGAACAGGCAGCTCGACCGCTCCTCCCGGAACCGGCGGACCAGCAGCGGCAGCGCCTCCTCGCCCTGGAGCAGCACCGGCAGGTCGGTCCGCGCGCGCAGCAGCTCCGCGGCCTGCTGCGCCGCCCGCCGGGAGGAGAAGAGCCCGAGGGTACGGCCGCCGAGCGCGCCGACCAGCCCCAGCAGCTCCTCGCCCGCCGCCTCGGGCAGCCCCGACACGCTCGGGCGGGGCAGGTGCGCGGCGACGTAGAGGATGCCCTGCCGGGCGTAGTCGAACGGGGAGCCGACGTCCAGCGACCGCCAGCCCGGGCCCTCGGTGGCGGGCACGGTGCCGGTCGCGGCCCGGCTGCCCGCGGCGACCGCCACCCCGGCCTCCGAGCCGGCGCCCGGCGTGACGCCCGGCCGGCCGGCGGCGGCGGTCACGGCCATCGCGGCGGCGGCCGGCGACGGCGGGGCGGGCGGGGGAGCGTCCAGTCCCAACGCCCGGGCCACCGTGTCGAAGCGCCCGCCCAGCGCCAGCGTGGCCGAGGTGGCGACCACGGTGCGTTCGTCGTACAGGTGGGTGGCGAGGGTGCCGGCGACCGACAGCGGCGCGACCACCAGCGCCCGGCGGCTGCCGTTCTCCGGCTTCTCCACCCAGGCCACGTCGTGGTCGGCCTCCTCCAGCAGCCGCTGGGCGGTGGTGGAGAGCTCGTCCAGCACCGCCTTGGCCTGCTGCTTGCGCACCGGGTCCGGGTCGTCGGCCTTGATGTCGCCGATCGCGTCCAGCGCGGCCCGGGTCGCCGCGTCGAGCAGCGTGCACGCCTCGCGCAGCGGGGCCGGCAGCCCGGCGGTGATCCGCCCGGCCGGCGCCTCCGCCAGCCCGACGGCGAGCGCGTCGCCGGCCTCGGTCAGCCGCTCGGCGACGTCCGGTCGCAGCAGCGGCCGGGCCCGCCGGGCGGACCGGTCGACCAGCTCCGGGACCAGCTCGGCCTGGGCCGCCGAGGAGACCCGGTCGGCCAGCTCGTGCGCCTCGTCGACGATGAGCAGCTTGTGCGGCGGCACGATGTGCCGGCCGGCGATCATGTCGACGGCGAGCAGGCTGTGGTTGGTGACCACGATGTCGGCCTCCCGGGCCCGGGCCCGGGACGCCTCGGCGAAGCACTCCTGGCCGAACGGGCAGCGGGACGCGCCGACGCACTCCCGCGCCGGCATGGAGACCAGCCGCCAGGCCTGGTCGTCGACGCCCGGGTCCAGCTCGTCCCGGTCACCGGTGGCCGTCTCCTCGGCCCAGTCGCGCAGCCGCTGGACCTGCTTGCCCAGCCGCCCGGCCTCGCCGAGCCACTTGGTGCCGCCCCCGGGCCGCGCCGCCGGGGCGTCGAAGAGGGTGTCCTCCGGCTCCTCCTCGGTGGAGTTGTCCAGCCGGGCCAGGCAGAGGTAGTGGTGTCGGCCCTTGAGCACCGCGAAGGTGGGCCGCCGGCCGAGCAGCGGCTCCACCGCGTCGGCCAGCCGGGGCAGGTCGTGGTCGACCAGCTGGGACTGCAACGCCAGGGTGGCGGTGGAGACCACCACCGGGCCGTCGACGGTCAGCGCGGGGGCGAGGTAGGCCAGGGACTTGCCGGTGCCGGTGCCCGCCTGCACCAGCAGGTGCTCGCCGGAGCCGATGCTCCGCTCGATCGCCTCGGTCATCTGCTGCTGGCCGGGGCGGGCCGCGCCACCGGGCACCGCGCCGACCGCGGCGGCCAGCAGCTCGCCGCCGCTGGACCGGGCGCCCCGACGCCGGCCGCGGGGGGTGGCGGAACCGGTGGCGGTGCGCGGCGGAGTCACCGTGCGACGGTACCCGCCGACGCCGACACCGGGCGCGCCACCCGGCCGGGTGGGATACCCGATCGTGACCGGTTACTTCCGCGCAGCGACCCTTGGGCGGAATCGGTTAGGGTGCGACTCATGCCGAGCGACGTGGTCCGTGTGATCTACCGCAAGTACGACGGCAGCGCCCACCGCGACTACCCGGCCCGCCGGCTCACCGAGGACGACCTGGGCGTCTGGCTGGGCGTGCCGGCCGGCACCGAGTCGGTCTACCACGGCCGGCCCTCGGTGGAGCAGATCCCCTTCGTGCTCCTGGTGCCGCACGACGCCTGGTGGACGGGCATGTTCAACCCGCCGCCGCGGACCAGCGAGGTCTACTGCGACATCACCACCCCGGC comes from Micromonospora purpureochromogenes and encodes:
- a CDS encoding PrsW family intramembrane metalloprotease, translating into MRPDQWAGDDYADRMADTPPGSPAPPPLAPALPPSGGALPRMPLRRLGWRRILALAGVVLLIAACAVYMLFVLGSNLGLEALLIGLVAAILPVPVLVACFLWLDRYEPEPLKYLIFCFAWGAFVSTAASLTVNETAAGLFKDWGLPQALTGVLVAPFIEELTKALGPILLLVFRRREWSGITDGLVYCGLSAVGFAMVENILYLGGYGYATGADQWGPATGFRQVFAIFITRILLFGFAHPLFTSMTGVGLGIAARTADRRVRVLAPAAGLLLAMMLHGTWNLIPTLVQATGELVIFMYGMVALMVPIFFGMVAFAVWLRAWEGRLTERTLPDYVRAGWLSPPEVAALGSLGRRHAARVWARRVGGDAGLRAMRGYQFAATRLALLRDGMRRGLDRKAADRERTVREERELLEAIAAYRGFFVGRDPQAPVGVWDGQRYHLRFPDGSRRAVDAPDSPVVPIPVVLAPPPLPAGHPPPGWYGPPSAVPWGPGRA
- a CDS encoding GroES family chaperonin, translating into MTADQNLDSGLPIRLLHDRVLVRVEGSEGERRSTAGIVIPATAAVGKRLAWATTVGVGPNVRAIVSGDRVLFDPDDRSEVELHGRGYVLLRERDVHAVAAERVETDPTGKTGLYL
- a CDS encoding AI-2E family transporter; protein product: MSRFERVRGRLRRAYESGRESVRSSRSADDVPEEAQVASPASPGPAAPRSATVVGAEPPAALHTSTSSRDDADVPHALRIAAAWSWRLIVIGVVTWAVLKIVGTISIVIIPLAVALLLSALLAPAVGWLLMARFPRSLATAVVLVGGLAAVVGTLTLVVNEFIQGVPQLSDKSSQGVRQIQNWLKTGPLHLSDGQLERYIDEAQAWVNGNTEKFTSGAISTASTLAEVLTGTILVLFATFFFLRDGNNIWRFLVRLLPVAARWKVDDAGRASWATLGAYVRATVLVAFIDAVGIGIFLVIFDVPFAFPLAALVFLGAFIPIVGAALSGIVAVLVALVDSGPVTALIILGAVIGVQQVEGHILQPLIMGRAVAIHPLAVIIGIAAGVVLAGITGALVAVPLIAVLNTAVRRLAARTVPDTPPDAVVVASHAP
- a CDS encoding DUF402 domain-containing protein; translated protein: MPSDVVRVIYRKYDGSAHRDYPARRLTEDDLGVWLGVPAGTESVYHGRPSVEQIPFVLLVPHDAWWTGMFNPPPRTSEVYCDITTPARWEGDDTVHLFDLDLDVVRRRATGAVELRDEDEFAEHRERFGYPDDLVAEAEAASRWLLGALGDGTEPFATSYRKWLALVL